Proteins co-encoded in one uncultured Draconibacterium sp. genomic window:
- a CDS encoding response regulator: MKKILAIDDNNINLELISQIIKVYYPDFKFIGALNGKEGIAIAQKENPALILLDIMMPDLDGYETCRLLKKNNRTKQIPIIMVSALGRDSVERTKGLNAGADSFISKPFDQVELKAQINVALRIKSYQLQLKKLNSEITLVEERERRRIAENLHDSLGQTLGLAFMNLSSIDVDQCSPAIKNTINFTSKLLNKAIEESRRLTYDLSPPILYELGLLPAIQWKLEQFEKNFNIKTNLIVESKSTQLSKENNIFLYRTVGELLTNTSKHAEATEITVKQATNNGMYYISVEDNGIGIDKLPSKSVSNKGGFGLLSIEERIESLNGTFNIEALPNGTKAEIEIPYSLEQD; this comes from the coding sequence ATGAAGAAAATTCTGGCTATTGATGACAATAACATCAACCTGGAACTTATTTCGCAGATTATAAAGGTTTATTACCCCGATTTTAAATTTATTGGCGCATTAAACGGCAAAGAAGGTATTGCTATTGCACAAAAAGAAAACCCCGCTCTGATTTTGTTGGATATTATGATGCCGGATCTTGACGGGTATGAAACTTGTAGGTTATTAAAGAAAAATAACCGGACAAAACAAATACCAATTATTATGGTATCGGCACTGGGGCGCGATAGTGTTGAACGCACAAAAGGGTTGAATGCAGGAGCCGATTCTTTCATTTCAAAACCATTCGATCAGGTTGAATTAAAAGCACAAATCAATGTTGCGTTACGTATAAAATCGTACCAGTTGCAATTAAAAAAGCTGAACTCTGAAATTACGCTTGTTGAGGAGCGGGAAAGAAGGCGAATTGCTGAAAACCTACACGATAGTTTGGGGCAAACCCTGGGATTGGCATTTATGAACTTGTCGTCGATAGACGTAGATCAATGCTCTCCTGCAATAAAAAACACCATTAATTTCACATCAAAATTACTCAACAAAGCTATCGAGGAATCGCGGCGCTTAACCTACGATTTAAGTCCGCCAATACTTTATGAACTAGGATTACTGCCTGCCATTCAATGGAAACTGGAACAGTTCGAGAAAAACTTTAACATTAAAACAAATCTTATTGTTGAGAGCAAGAGTACGCAACTCAGCAAAGAGAATAACATTTTTCTGTATCGCACAGTTGGAGAGCTGCTAACAAATACATCCAAACATGCTGAAGCTACTGAGATTACTGTAAAACAAGCAACAAACAACGGAATGTACTATATTTCGGTAGAAGACAATGGAATAGGCATAGATAAATTGCCGTCGAAATCAGTTTCAAACAAAGGTGGTTTCGGGCTATTAAGCATTGAAGAGCGAATTGAAAGCTTGAATGGAACTTTCAATATTGAAGCTCTGCCTAACGGAACAAAAGCCGAAATTGAGATACCCTATTCTTTGGAACAAGATTGA
- a CDS encoding 4a-hydroxytetrahydrobiopterin dehydratase — protein MSELRDRHCTPCKKETTPLDAEEIKHFKGQINSDWKVVNNKKIQKNFSVKDFNEAIAFAQEIAELADEEDHHPDLGVHYDAVEVELSTHNIGGLSPNDFILAAKIDAI, from the coding sequence ATGAGCGAATTAAGAGATAGACACTGTACCCCGTGCAAAAAAGAAACAACACCGTTAGATGCTGAAGAAATAAAGCATTTTAAGGGGCAAATAAACAGCGATTGGAAAGTCGTGAACAATAAGAAGATTCAAAAGAATTTTTCGGTAAAAGATTTTAACGAAGCCATTGCATTTGCCCAGGAAATTGCAGAGTTGGCCGATGAAGAAGATCATCATCCTGACTTGGGAGTACACTATGATGCGGTTGAGGTTGAATTAAGTACTCACAATATTGGTGGTTTGTCGCCCAACGACTTTATTCTGGCTGCCAAAATCGATGCGATTTAG